One genomic window of Ziziphus jujuba cultivar Dongzao chromosome 4, ASM3175591v1 includes the following:
- the LOC107415516 gene encoding uncharacterized protein LOC107415516 isoform X2 produces the protein MGVVLKKLRIRRVLSRKIGNLHRNNVRSWRKQLKPIKQRSFTRKRKCTSSRCGDLLLLLVYFTCFGSILNIIRRFVSNKVLREQRKPRNDVYSWRHADHGRLVMYFRSGASPWGNFRFPHQVNCMFQSLSQVLLSVCQSCGTIWRVPSNMIQREELKSRNHIYILRRAYNYGHHGLVDLHFGFSPFKFLLSECWNCGTIWRVLLNKICRVLSNKIQMEELECGDHIYTWRHAYSYAHHGIYVGDGMVIHYTRGGGLDRIIFSLSPSHHSNGTNPISSDQSRLDRVICSSIDDFLSGGELYCFEYGVNLALFIAKTRGGTCTLACSDPPNDVLDRAYSLLENGFGKYHLFGNNCEDFAIYCKTGIHLVDNNFSIGRSGQAASFLVAISAFISSTIALFVDNMYSVGRTRQAASLLVGISAFLSSTIRCPTVRIISQHFMGRRGQTPSFLVYISAFVSSTIRSPTVIITGQHFIVGYSIYSACRWASDIGIRRNASKAANSRLAEEGSSGYGVSIKFNSAFLKGLAWDILVFATWWICCYELELTTEITSFQLGWIILTSTVWRVLFVPVDRAEKVNKSSYCNSDLSIDLRIRFISVKTVWLWLLNVLPNKAACWCLITLVSLLFWMLFYIVL, from the exons ATGGGAGTGGTGTTGAAGAAACTCCGGATTCGGAGGGTGCTGTCCAGGAAGATCGGGAATCTGCATCGGAACAATGTCCGGAGCTGGAGGAAGCAGCTGAAGCCGATCAAGCAGCGCAGTTTTACACGGAAGCGCAAGTGTACAAGCTCTCGTTGCGGTGATCTGTTGCTTCTTCTAGTCTATTTCACTTGTTTTGGATCGATCCTCAACATAATCCGGAGGTTTGTCTCTAACAAGGTCCTGAGAGAGCAACGAAAGCCTAGAAATGACGTTTACTCTTGGAGGCACGCCGATCATG GGAGACTTGTTATGTACTTTAGAAGTGGTGCATCGCCATGGGGCAACTTCAGATTTCCTCATCAGGTGAACTGTATGTTCCAATCTCTCTCTCAAGTTCTACTTTCAGTTTGCCAGAGCTGTGGAACAATCTGGAGGGTGCCATCGAACATGATCCAGAGGGAGGAACTGAAGTCTAGGAATCACATCTACATATTAAGACGTGCCTATAACTACGGCCATCATG GACTGGTTGATTTGCATTTTGGTTTCTCTCcctttaaatttttactttctgAATGTTGGAACTGTGGAACAATCTGGAGGGTGCTATTGAACAAGATTTGTAGAGTGCTATCAAACAAAATCCAGATGGAGGAACTGGAGTGCGGGGATCACATCTACACATGGAGGCATGCCTATAGTTATGCGCACCATG GGATATATGTTGGCGATGGAATGGTAATTCACTACACTCGAGGAGGAGGCTTAGATCGTATTATATTCAGCTTGTCTCCATCCCATCATTCAAACGGTACCAACCCTATAAGCAGTGATCAATCAAGACTTGATCGTGTGATCTGTTCCTCCATAGATGATTTTCTTTCTGGTGGTGAACTCTATTGCTTTGAATATGGTGTTAATCTAGCTCTCTTTATTGCCAAAACTCGAGGAGGTACTTGTACCCTTGCCTGTAGTGATCCACCTAATGATGTCCTTGACCGTGCGTATAGCCTCCTTGAGAATGGCTTTGGTAAATACCACCTTTTCGGAAACAACTGTGAAGACTTTGCGATATATTGCAAAACAGGCATCCACTTGGTAGATAACAATTTTAGCATTGGCAGGAGTGGGCAGGCGGCGTCCTTCTTGGTTGCCATTAGCGCTTTCATTTCGTCTACAATCGCACTATTTGTAGATAACATGTATAGTGTTGGAAGGACTAGGCAGGCAGCATCCTTATTGGTAGGCATTAGTGCTTTCCTTTCTTCCACAATTCGATGCCCTACTGTTAGAATTATCAGTCAGCATTTCATGGGCAGAAGGGGGCAGACACCATCCTTCTTGGTTTATATTAGTGCTTTTGTTTCTTCTACAATTCGATCACCAACTGTTATAATTACTGGTCAGCATTTTATTGTGGGTTATAGCATTTACTCTGCCTGTAGATGGGCTTCTGATATTGGAATTCGTCGTAATGCTAGTAAAGCTGCAAATAGCAGATTGGCCGAGGAAGGGAGTTCTGGTTATGGAGTCAGTATTAAGTTTAACTCGGCATTTCTGAAAGGTCTTGCTTgggatattttggtatttgcaaCTTGGTGGATTTGTTGTTATGAGCTGGAGTTGACAACAGAGATTACAAGTTTTCAACTGGGATGGATTATACTAACTTCTACAGTATGGCGGGTGCTCTTCGTTCCAGTCGATCGAGcagaaaaagtaaacaaaagcAGTTATTGCAATTCTGATCTATCTATAGACTTGAGAATTCGTTTTATCTCTGTGAAGACCGTATGGCTTTGGCTTCTCAATGTGTTGCCAAACAAGGCTGCTTGCTGGTGTTTGATAACATTGGTATCACTACTATTTTGGATGTTGTTCTATATTGTTCTGTGA
- the LOC107415516 gene encoding uncharacterized protein LOC107415516 isoform X1, with the protein MGVVLKKLRIRRVLSRKIGNLHRNNVRSWRKQLKPIKQRSFTRKRKCTSSRCGDLLLLLVYFTCFGSILNIIRRFVSNKVLREQRKPRNDVYSWRHADHGRLVMYFRSGASPWGNFRFPHQVNCMFQSLSQVLLSVCQSCGTIWRVPSNMIQREELKSRNHIYILRRAYNYGHHGWRAVIQFLNAPSINLSGLVDLHFGFSPFKFLLSECWNCGTIWRVLLNKICRVLSNKIQMEELECGDHIYTWRHAYSYAHHGIYVGDGMVIHYTRGGGLDRIIFSLSPSHHSNGTNPISSDQSRLDRVICSSIDDFLSGGELYCFEYGVNLALFIAKTRGGTCTLACSDPPNDVLDRAYSLLENGFGKYHLFGNNCEDFAIYCKTGIHLVDNNFSIGRSGQAASFLVAISAFISSTIALFVDNMYSVGRTRQAASLLVGISAFLSSTIRCPTVRIISQHFMGRRGQTPSFLVYISAFVSSTIRSPTVIITGQHFIVGYSIYSACRWASDIGIRRNASKAANSRLAEEGSSGYGVSIKFNSAFLKGLAWDILVFATWWICCYELELTTEITSFQLGWIILTSTVWRVLFVPVDRAEKVNKSSYCNSDLSIDLRIRFISVKTVWLWLLNVLPNKAACWCLITLVSLLFWMLFYIVL; encoded by the exons ATGGGAGTGGTGTTGAAGAAACTCCGGATTCGGAGGGTGCTGTCCAGGAAGATCGGGAATCTGCATCGGAACAATGTCCGGAGCTGGAGGAAGCAGCTGAAGCCGATCAAGCAGCGCAGTTTTACACGGAAGCGCAAGTGTACAAGCTCTCGTTGCGGTGATCTGTTGCTTCTTCTAGTCTATTTCACTTGTTTTGGATCGATCCTCAACATAATCCGGAGGTTTGTCTCTAACAAGGTCCTGAGAGAGCAACGAAAGCCTAGAAATGACGTTTACTCTTGGAGGCACGCCGATCATG GGAGACTTGTTATGTACTTTAGAAGTGGTGCATCGCCATGGGGCAACTTCAGATTTCCTCATCAGGTGAACTGTATGTTCCAATCTCTCTCTCAAGTTCTACTTTCAGTTTGCCAGAGCTGTGGAACAATCTGGAGGGTGCCATCGAACATGATCCAGAGGGAGGAACTGAAGTCTAGGAATCACATCTACATATTAAGACGTGCCTATAACTACGGCCATCATG GGTGGAGAGCTGTGATTCAATTCCTCAATGCTCCATCCATTAATTTATCAG GACTGGTTGATTTGCATTTTGGTTTCTCTCcctttaaatttttactttctgAATGTTGGAACTGTGGAACAATCTGGAGGGTGCTATTGAACAAGATTTGTAGAGTGCTATCAAACAAAATCCAGATGGAGGAACTGGAGTGCGGGGATCACATCTACACATGGAGGCATGCCTATAGTTATGCGCACCATG GGATATATGTTGGCGATGGAATGGTAATTCACTACACTCGAGGAGGAGGCTTAGATCGTATTATATTCAGCTTGTCTCCATCCCATCATTCAAACGGTACCAACCCTATAAGCAGTGATCAATCAAGACTTGATCGTGTGATCTGTTCCTCCATAGATGATTTTCTTTCTGGTGGTGAACTCTATTGCTTTGAATATGGTGTTAATCTAGCTCTCTTTATTGCCAAAACTCGAGGAGGTACTTGTACCCTTGCCTGTAGTGATCCACCTAATGATGTCCTTGACCGTGCGTATAGCCTCCTTGAGAATGGCTTTGGTAAATACCACCTTTTCGGAAACAACTGTGAAGACTTTGCGATATATTGCAAAACAGGCATCCACTTGGTAGATAACAATTTTAGCATTGGCAGGAGTGGGCAGGCGGCGTCCTTCTTGGTTGCCATTAGCGCTTTCATTTCGTCTACAATCGCACTATTTGTAGATAACATGTATAGTGTTGGAAGGACTAGGCAGGCAGCATCCTTATTGGTAGGCATTAGTGCTTTCCTTTCTTCCACAATTCGATGCCCTACTGTTAGAATTATCAGTCAGCATTTCATGGGCAGAAGGGGGCAGACACCATCCTTCTTGGTTTATATTAGTGCTTTTGTTTCTTCTACAATTCGATCACCAACTGTTATAATTACTGGTCAGCATTTTATTGTGGGTTATAGCATTTACTCTGCCTGTAGATGGGCTTCTGATATTGGAATTCGTCGTAATGCTAGTAAAGCTGCAAATAGCAGATTGGCCGAGGAAGGGAGTTCTGGTTATGGAGTCAGTATTAAGTTTAACTCGGCATTTCTGAAAGGTCTTGCTTgggatattttggtatttgcaaCTTGGTGGATTTGTTGTTATGAGCTGGAGTTGACAACAGAGATTACAAGTTTTCAACTGGGATGGATTATACTAACTTCTACAGTATGGCGGGTGCTCTTCGTTCCAGTCGATCGAGcagaaaaagtaaacaaaagcAGTTATTGCAATTCTGATCTATCTATAGACTTGAGAATTCGTTTTATCTCTGTGAAGACCGTATGGCTTTGGCTTCTCAATGTGTTGCCAAACAAGGCTGCTTGCTGGTGTTTGATAACATTGGTATCACTACTATTTTGGATGTTGTTCTATATTGTTCTGTGA
- the LOC112490317 gene encoding ankyrin repeat-containing protein At5g02620 — protein sequence MAMDRTVFEAAASGDKSLIQRLQQHGVDPHQSNTSDEHNSSNCPKIGSEEMVKLLIGGLEDIESHQADTIRMKNLKEKDTALHVAIKNGNFGVAKLLMENDPGLLELVNNANESPLFLAVEGGFLDITQHILRQFPSALCCSSNGMNVLHAAVIRAHHGVSALLIAGRQGHVNAMAEIIGHNPDACDLVDNRGWTPLHAAIANERLNVVRYILKKPMLENLINAVDNEGNTPLNVAARRDKYSIITILVNDLRVQKKAQNLNFQKPIDFIRTNPNIEELCKSMIAKKLDSQEGRPSLRSLVHGMDIHEREVEGFTMPGGYEQDQSSTKGLAMLSNKTSFKVFVIADSIAFYCSSTSVFIQFCGSLEHNYHLLLRFTRVAATLSYISSLGMM from the exons ATGGCTATGGATAGGACAGTGTTTGAAGCTGCAGCTTCAGGGGACAAAAGCCTTATTCAGAGACTGCAGCAACATGGTGTTGATCCTCACCAAAGTAACACCTCAGATGAACATAATTCTTCAAATTGCC CGAAAATTGGGAGTGAAGAGATGGTTAAGCTTCTCATTGGTGGTTTGGAGGACATTGAAAGCCACCAAGCTGATACTATAAGGATGAAAAACTTGAAAGAGAAAGACACAGCTTTACATGTTGCAATTAAAAATGGTAACTTTGGTGTAGCAAAACTGCTAATGGAAAATGATCCAGGATTGTTGGAGTTGGTGAATAATGCTAATGAATCTCCACTTTTTCTTGCTGTGGAGGGAGGTTTTCTCGATATTACACAACATATTTTACGACAGTTTCCTTCAGCTCTATGCTGCAGCTCCAATGGCATGAATGTTTTGCATGCAGCCGTTATTCGAGCCCATCATG GCGTGTCTGCTTTGCTTATTGCTGGAAGACAAGGCCATGTCAATGCAATGGCAGAAATTATTGGTCACAATCCGGATGCTTGTGACTTGGTTGATAACAGAGGATGGACTCCTCTTCATGCTGCCATTGCAAATGAAAGGCTCAATGTAGTCAGGTATATACTAAAGAAGCCAATGCTTGAGAACCTCATCAATGCAGTGGATAATGAAGGGAATACACCTCTGAATGTGGCTGCTAGAAGGGACAAGTACAGCATCATAACAATCCTTGTGAATGATCTTAGAGTTCAAAAGAAGGCTCAAAATCTCAACTTCCAAAAACCCATTGACTTTATTCGAACGAATCCAAATATTGAAGAACTTTGTAAG TCTATGATTGCAAAGAAGTTGGATAGCCAAGAAGGCCGACCTAGTCTGCGATCACTTGTCCATGGAATGGACATTCATGAGAGAGAAGTTG AAGGTTTTACAATGCCTGGAGGGTACGAACAAGACCAATCATCTACAAAAGGCCTGGCAATGTTATCTAACAAGACATCTTTCAAGGTGTTTGTAATAGCAGATTCAATAGCTTTCTACTGCTCCTCTACCTCCGTTTTCATACAATTCTGTGGTTCCTTGGAGCATAACTATCATCTGCTTTTGCGTTTTACAAGAGTTGCAGCAACTCTCTCTTATATTTCTAGTCTTGGGATG ATGTGA